The Streptomyces sp. DH-12 genome has a window encoding:
- a CDS encoding DUF3151 domain-containing protein: MSIHENLLGGPPPTHLPDDPEPRELLASGATAAEVAGRYPTSSLAWARLADEAFERDSVVESYAYARTGYHRGLDALRRNGWKGHGPVPWEHEPNRGFLRALHALARAAQAIGEQEEYERCTQFLKDSSPTAAQVLG, translated from the coding sequence ATGTCCATTCACGAGAACCTCCTCGGGGGCCCGCCCCCGACCCACCTCCCCGACGACCCCGAGCCGCGCGAGCTGCTGGCGTCCGGCGCCACCGCCGCCGAGGTCGCGGGCCGGTACCCCACCTCCTCGCTGGCCTGGGCGCGGCTGGCCGACGAAGCGTTCGAGCGGGACAGCGTCGTCGAGTCCTACGCGTACGCCCGCACGGGCTACCACCGCGGCCTGGACGCGCTGCGCCGCAACGGCTGGAAGGGCCACGGCCCGGTGCCGTGGGAGCACGAGCCGAACCGCGGTTTCCTGCGCGCCCTGCACGCCCTCGCCCGCGCCGCGCAGGCGATCGGCGAGCAGGAGGAGTACGAGCGCTGCACCCAGTTCCTGAAGGACTCCTCGCCGACGGCGGCCCAGGTCCTGGGCTGA
- a CDS encoding aldose epimerase: protein MSDEHITLTAGDAEVDVLPGNGGRVGGLRIGGVELLRQGERYGCFPMVPWCGRLRDGRFRDGATVRQMPLNAPPHAIHGTARNAPWRTARTSTDEAVLTYDLTDPWPYPGRVTQQVALTEGSLTLTMSVETYGSSFPAQIGWHPWFLRTLGGEDVTIGFEPAWQEERGEDHLPTGRRIDPRPGPWDDCFGMPGGVDVTLTWPGQLRLKVTSREEWVVVYDEQDEAVCVEPQTGPPDGLNTHQRLVTPLEPLEASTTWTWTRL from the coding sequence GTGAGTGACGAACACATCACGCTGACCGCGGGTGACGCGGAGGTGGACGTGCTGCCGGGGAACGGCGGGCGGGTCGGAGGGCTGCGGATCGGGGGTGTGGAGCTGCTGCGGCAGGGGGAGAGGTACGGCTGCTTCCCGATGGTCCCGTGGTGCGGGCGGCTGCGTGACGGCCGGTTCCGGGACGGCGCCACCGTGCGGCAGATGCCGCTCAACGCGCCCCCGCACGCCATCCACGGCACCGCGCGCAACGCCCCCTGGCGTACCGCCCGCACGAGCACCGACGAGGCCGTGCTGACGTACGACCTGACGGACCCGTGGCCGTACCCGGGGCGGGTCACGCAGCAGGTGGCGCTCACCGAGGGGTCGCTGACGCTGACGATGAGCGTCGAGACGTACGGCTCGTCGTTCCCGGCGCAGATCGGCTGGCACCCGTGGTTCCTGCGCACCCTCGGCGGTGAGGACGTGACGATCGGCTTCGAGCCCGCCTGGCAGGAGGAGCGAGGAGAGGACCACCTGCCGACCGGGCGGCGCATCGACCCGCGGCCCGGCCCGTGGGACGACTGCTTCGGGATGCCCGGCGGCGTGGACGTCACCCTCACCTGGCCGGGGCAGCTCCGGCTGAAGGTGACCAGCCGCGAGGAGTGGGTGGTCGTCTACGACGAGCAGGACGAGGCCGTCTGCGTGGAGCCGCAGACCGGACCGCCGGACGGGCTGAACACCCACCAGCGCCTGGTCACGCCGCTGGAGCCGCTGGAGGCCTCGACGACCTGGACGTGGACCCGCCTTTAA
- a CDS encoding tryptophan 2,3-dioxygenase family protein, translating to MSHEAHEPETPHLDFQGTTPYEDYVKADVLTHLQHTLSDDPGEMVFLVTTQVMELWFTVIVHEWETAARALRRDDVPTALDALRRSRRELEALNASWRPLAGLTPAQFNSYRGALGEGSGFQSAMYRRMEFLLGDKSASMLVPHRGAPRVHAELEKALYEPSLYDEVLRFLARRGHPVPKEVLERDVSRKYEPSREVEEIWTAVYAGDERDEVARLGEALTDVAELVWRWRNDHLVATRRAMGAKTGTGGSAGVAWLEKRAQKSVFPELWTARSYV from the coding sequence ATGTCCCACGAGGCTCACGAGCCCGAGACCCCGCATCTCGACTTCCAAGGCACGACCCCTTACGAGGACTACGTCAAGGCCGACGTCCTCACCCACCTCCAGCACACCCTCTCGGATGATCCCGGAGAGATGGTCTTCCTGGTGACCACCCAGGTCATGGAGCTGTGGTTCACCGTCATCGTGCACGAGTGGGAGACCGCGGCGCGGGCGCTGCGCCGGGACGACGTGCCGACCGCGCTCGACGCGCTGCGCCGCTCGCGGCGCGAGCTGGAGGCGCTGAACGCCTCCTGGCGGCCGCTGGCCGGGCTCACCCCGGCGCAGTTCAACTCCTACCGCGGCGCCCTCGGCGAGGGCTCCGGCTTCCAGTCGGCGATGTACCGGCGCATGGAGTTCCTGCTCGGCGACAAGTCCGCGTCGATGCTCGTCCCGCACCGGGGCGCGCCGCGGGTGCACGCCGAGCTGGAGAAGGCCCTGTACGAGCCCAGCCTCTACGACGAGGTGCTGCGGTTCCTCGCGCGGCGCGGCCACCCCGTGCCGAAGGAGGTGCTGGAGCGCGACGTGTCGCGCAAGTACGAGCCGTCGCGTGAGGTCGAGGAGATCTGGACGGCCGTCTACGCGGGCGACGAGCGGGACGAGGTGGCGCGGCTCGGCGAGGCGCTGACCGATGTCGCCGAACTGGTGTGGCGCTGGCGCAACGACCACCTGGTCGCCACCCGCCGGGCCATGGGGGCGAAGACCGGGACGGGCGGGTCCGCCGGAGTGGCGTGGCTGGAGAAGAGGGCGCAGAAGAGCGTGTTCCCCGAGCTGTGGACGGCGCGGTCCTATGTCTGA
- a CDS encoding pyridoxal phosphate-dependent aminotransferase produces the protein MAGMTSSARPPLNRRLAEFGTTIFAEMSALALRTGAINLGQGFPDTDGPEEVREAAVRALRDGRGNQYPPGPGVPELRTAVAAHQQRRYGLSVDPDTEVLVTAGATEAIAASLLALVEPGDEVIALEPYYDSYAASIAMAGGTRVPVTLRPGEGRFRLDLDELRDAVTDRTRLLLINTPHNPTGTVLTREELASIAALAVERDLLVVTDEVYEHLVFDDAEHIPLATFPGMRDRTVTISSAGKTFSFTGWKVGWITASPELVTAVRSAKQYLTYVSAGPFQYAIAEALALPESYFTDFRADMLAKRDILAAGLEEAGLTVHRPSGTYFITADIRPLGESDGIAFCRTLPERAGVVAIPTAVFYDHQEMGAPFVRFAFCKRAERLREAIDRLSDLRNRM, from the coding sequence ATGGCCGGCATGACCTCCAGTGCGCGCCCTCCGCTCAATCGCCGGCTCGCGGAGTTCGGGACGACGATCTTCGCCGAGATGTCGGCCCTGGCACTCCGGACCGGAGCCATCAACCTGGGACAGGGGTTCCCCGACACCGACGGTCCGGAGGAGGTCAGGGAGGCCGCCGTGCGGGCGCTGCGCGACGGGCGCGGCAACCAGTACCCGCCGGGGCCGGGCGTCCCCGAGCTGCGCACCGCGGTCGCCGCCCACCAGCAGCGCCGTTACGGCCTGTCCGTCGACCCCGACACCGAGGTGCTGGTCACCGCCGGCGCCACCGAGGCGATCGCGGCCTCGCTGCTGGCGCTGGTCGAGCCCGGCGACGAGGTGATCGCGCTGGAGCCGTACTACGACTCCTACGCCGCCTCCATCGCCATGGCGGGCGGCACCCGCGTCCCCGTCACGCTCCGGCCGGGCGAGGGCCGCTTCCGGCTGGACCTGGACGAGCTGCGCGACGCGGTCACCGACCGCACCCGCCTGCTGCTGATCAACACCCCGCACAACCCGACCGGCACGGTCCTCACCCGCGAGGAGCTGGCGTCGATCGCCGCACTGGCCGTCGAGCGGGACTTGCTCGTCGTGACCGACGAGGTCTACGAGCACCTGGTCTTCGACGACGCCGAGCACATCCCCCTGGCGACCTTCCCCGGCATGCGGGACCGCACGGTCACCATCTCCAGTGCCGGGAAGACCTTTTCCTTCACCGGCTGGAAGGTCGGCTGGATCACCGCGTCACCGGAGCTGGTCACGGCGGTCCGCTCGGCCAAGCAGTACCTCACCTACGTCTCCGCCGGCCCGTTCCAGTACGCGATCGCGGAGGCGCTCGCACTGCCCGAGTCGTACTTCACCGACTTCCGCGCGGACATGCTCGCCAAGCGCGACATCCTCGCGGCGGGCCTGGAGGAGGCCGGGCTGACCGTCCACCGCCCCTCCGGCACCTACTTCATCACCGCCGACATCCGCCCCCTGGGCGAGTCCGACGGCATCGCCTTCTGCCGCACCCTCCCGGAACGCGCGGGCGTGGTCGCCATCCCCACGGCCGTCTTCTACGACCACCAGGAGATGGGGGCGCCGTTCGTCCGCTTCGCCTTCTGCAAGCGTGCAGAGAGGCTGCGCGAAGCGATCGACAGGTTGTCCGACCTGCGCAATCGCATGTAG
- the fbaA gene encoding class II fructose-bisphosphate aldolase → MPIATPEVYNEMLDRAKAGKFAYPAINVTSSQTLHAALRGFAEAESDGIVQISTGGAEFLGGQHNKDMVTGAVALAEFAHIVAEKYDVNIALHTDHCPKDKLDGYVRPLLAVSEERVKAGRNPLFQSHMWDGSAETLADNLAIAQELLERARAARIILEVEITPTGGEEDGVSHEINDSLYTTVDDAVRTAEALGLGDKGRYLLAASFGNVHGVYKPGNVVLRPELLKELNEGVAAKYGKPAGAQPFDFVFHGGSGSTEEEIRTALENGVVKMNIDTDTQYAFTRPVVDHVFRNYDGVLKVDGEVGNKKTYDPRTWGKLAEASMAARVVEACGHLRSAGTRIK, encoded by the coding sequence ATGCCCATCGCAACTCCCGAGGTCTACAACGAGATGCTCGACCGGGCGAAGGCAGGCAAGTTCGCCTACCCGGCCATCAACGTCACCTCGTCCCAGACCCTGCACGCGGCTCTGCGCGGCTTCGCCGAGGCGGAGAGCGACGGCATCGTGCAGATCTCCACGGGCGGTGCCGAGTTCCTGGGCGGCCAGCACAACAAGGACATGGTGACCGGCGCCGTCGCCCTCGCCGAGTTCGCGCACATCGTCGCCGAGAAGTACGACGTCAACATCGCCCTGCACACGGACCACTGCCCGAAGGACAAGCTCGACGGCTACGTGCGCCCGCTGCTCGCGGTGTCCGAGGAGCGCGTCAAGGCCGGCCGCAACCCGCTGTTCCAGTCCCACATGTGGGACGGCTCCGCGGAGACCCTGGCCGACAACCTGGCCATCGCGCAGGAGCTGCTGGAGCGCGCCCGCGCCGCCAGGATCATCCTCGAGGTGGAGATCACCCCGACCGGCGGCGAGGAGGACGGCGTCTCCCACGAGATCAACGACTCCCTCTACACCACGGTCGACGACGCGGTCCGCACGGCCGAGGCGCTGGGCCTGGGCGACAAGGGCCGCTACCTGCTCGCCGCGTCCTTCGGCAACGTGCACGGCGTGTACAAGCCGGGCAACGTCGTCCTCCGCCCCGAGCTGCTGAAGGAGCTCAACGAGGGCGTCGCCGCCAAGTACGGCAAGCCGGCCGGCGCGCAGCCGTTCGACTTCGTGTTCCACGGCGGTTCGGGCTCCACGGAGGAGGAGATCCGCACCGCGCTGGAGAACGGCGTCGTGAAGATGAACATCGACACCGACACCCAGTACGCCTTCACGCGTCCGGTGGTGGACCACGTGTTCCGCAACTACGACGGCGTCCTGAAGGTCGACGGCGAGGTCGGCAACAAGAAGACCTACGACCCGCGCACCTGGGGCAAGCTGGCCGAGGCGTCGATGGCCGCCCGCGTCGTCGAGGCCTGCGGGCACCTGCGCTCGGCGGGCACCCGCATCAAGTGA
- the pyrE gene encoding orotate phosphoribosyltransferase has protein sequence MTDTRGALLQQIKDKAVVHGKVTLSSGIEADYYVDLRRVTLDGEAAPLVGQVLLDLTAELEFDAVGGLTMGADPVAAAMLHAAAARGRRLDAFVVRKAAKAHGLQRRVEGPDVKGRRVLVVEDTSTTGGSPLTAVEAVREAGAEVVAVATIVDRATGAAEKIREGAGVPYLFAYSKDELGLDRPA, from the coding sequence ATGACGGACACACGCGGCGCGCTGCTGCAGCAGATCAAGGACAAGGCCGTGGTGCACGGCAAGGTGACCCTCTCCTCGGGCATCGAGGCCGACTACTACGTCGACCTGCGCCGCGTCACCCTCGACGGCGAGGCCGCCCCGCTGGTCGGGCAGGTGCTGCTGGACCTGACCGCGGAGCTGGAGTTCGACGCGGTGGGCGGCCTGACCATGGGCGCCGACCCGGTCGCCGCCGCCATGCTGCACGCCGCCGCCGCGCGCGGCCGGAGGCTGGACGCGTTCGTCGTGCGCAAGGCCGCCAAGGCGCACGGCCTGCAGCGCCGCGTGGAGGGCCCGGACGTCAAGGGCCGCCGGGTGCTGGTCGTGGAGGACACCTCCACCACCGGCGGCTCCCCGCTCACCGCCGTGGAGGCCGTGCGCGAGGCCGGCGCGGAGGTCGTGGCCGTGGCGACCATCGTCGACCGGGCCACCGGCGCCGCCGAGAAGATCCGCGAGGGTGCCGGGGTGCCGTACCTGTTCGCCTACTCCAAGGACGAGCTGGGCCTGGACCGACCGGCCTGA
- a CDS encoding SRPBCC domain-containing protein translates to MEHEVFVPVEAQRLREVLDDPARVARAVPGLQHDAGAEPVAGRLKVRIGGSSITYRGSVRVSARDDGSYAVEGEAAEVRGDGTVRLSLRLTPRAADAGTALVVTGTATADGRVTELPQDAVTSAVTRLLRRFAENLGTEAEEDAEPPAPFASPEHLAAGDFEPGATTDFETTPDAEDAPPPPGRGSAAAPGEAEPAPASDTASGPPPRRDDEPAPEPETPDAGPTPLDAGLPAGTGGRPLPGDAGDDSLAEAAHARRTMIGRSAEEVDHAPPRGRYAPVPAPQTVTSPAPLRWAAPAAALAVASAVVAIRALRRRR, encoded by the coding sequence ATGGAGCACGAGGTGTTCGTTCCGGTCGAGGCGCAGCGGCTCAGGGAGGTGCTGGACGACCCCGCGCGGGTCGCCCGGGCGGTGCCCGGGCTCCAGCACGACGCCGGCGCGGAGCCCGTCGCCGGGCGGCTGAAGGTACGGATCGGCGGCTCCTCCATCACCTACCGCGGGTCCGTACGGGTGTCCGCGCGGGACGACGGCTCCTACGCCGTCGAGGGCGAGGCGGCCGAGGTCCGGGGGGACGGGACGGTGCGGCTGTCCCTGCGGCTGACGCCCCGCGCCGCGGACGCCGGCACGGCGCTCGTCGTCACGGGGACCGCCACGGCGGACGGCCGCGTCACCGAGCTCCCGCAGGACGCGGTGACCTCGGCGGTCACCCGCCTGCTGCGCCGCTTCGCGGAGAACCTGGGCACGGAGGCGGAGGAGGACGCGGAGCCGCCGGCGCCCTTCGCGTCCCCCGAACACCTCGCGGCGGGCGACTTCGAGCCCGGCGCCACCACGGACTTCGAGACCACCCCGGACGCGGAGGACGCGCCCCCGCCACCGGGACGGGGGAGCGCGGCCGCCCCCGGCGAGGCGGAACCCGCCCCCGCTTCGGACACCGCGTCCGGGCCACCGCCGCGGCGGGACGACGAACCCGCCCCGGAGCCGGAGACCCCGGACGCCGGTCCGACGCCCCTGGACGCGGGACTCCCGGCCGGGACCGGCGGGCGGCCCCTTCCCGGCGACGCGGGCGACGACTCCCTCGCCGAGGCCGCGCACGCGCGGCGGACGATGATCGGCCGCAGCGCGGAGGAGGTCGACCACGCGCCCCCGCGCGGCCGGTACGCCCCGGTCCCCGCGCCCCAGACCGTCACCTCCCCCGCCCCCCTCCGCTGGGCCGCCCCCGCGGCCGCCCTCGCGGTCGCCTCGGCGGTCGTCGCGATCAGAGCACTGCGCCGCCGCCGCTGA
- a CDS encoding YbjN domain-containing protein, protein MTIDPSSIPNFGGQQPEPQPQGPAGPVVPDQDLVKQLLDQMELKYVVDDEGDLAAPWEQFRTYFMFRGEGDQQIFSVRTFYDRPHQIDEKPQLLESVDDWNRRTLWPKVYTHTHDDGTVRLIGEAQMLIGMGVSLEHFVSSTVSWVRAAIEFDKWLVEQLGLEQEINDAEKPDDDA, encoded by the coding sequence GTGACCATCGACCCGTCCTCGATTCCGAATTTCGGGGGCCAGCAGCCCGAGCCGCAGCCCCAAGGACCGGCGGGCCCCGTCGTCCCGGATCAGGACCTCGTGAAGCAGCTCCTCGACCAGATGGAGCTCAAGTACGTCGTCGACGACGAGGGTGACCTCGCGGCGCCGTGGGAGCAGTTCCGCACGTACTTCATGTTCCGCGGCGAGGGCGACCAGCAGATCTTCTCCGTCCGGACGTTCTACGACCGGCCGCACCAGATCGACGAGAAGCCCCAGCTCCTCGAGTCCGTCGACGACTGGAACCGGCGCACGCTGTGGCCCAAGGTGTACACCCACACCCACGACGACGGCACGGTCCGTCTCATCGGTGAGGCGCAGATGCTGATCGGCATGGGCGTCAGCCTGGAGCACTTCGTCTCCTCGACGGTCAGCTGGGTGCGGGCCGCCATCGAGTTCGACAAGTGGCTCGTCGAGCAGCTCGGCCTGGAGCAGGAGATCAACGACGCGGAGAAGCCCGACGACGACGCGTGA
- the kynU gene encoding kynureninase produces MSELTRKAEKLDAGDELAAKRDAFVLDGPGDPDGAVYLDGNSLGALPVAVPGRVADVVRREWGEMRIRSWTESGWWTAPERIGDRIAPLVGAAAGQIVVGDSTSVNVFKALVGAVRLARETDPGRDEILVDATTFPTDGYIAGSAARMTGCTLRPVEPSGAPDALGERTAAVLLNHVDYRTGRLHDLPSLTAAVHAAGAYAVWDLCHSAGALPVGLDAHGVDLAVGCTYKYLNGGPGSPAYLYVRADLQDRFDSPLPGWNSHAEPFGMRSAYEPATGAVRGRVGTPDILSMLALEAALEVWDGVTVEAVRAKSLALTDFFLECVAEYVPEGRVECLTPLPHEERGSQVALRCPDAGDVMRRLIGRGVVGDFRHPDVLRFGFTPLYVGFADVERAARVLAEELR; encoded by the coding sequence ATGTCTGAGCTGACCCGGAAGGCGGAGAAGCTGGACGCGGGGGACGAACTCGCCGCCAAGCGCGACGCGTTCGTCCTCGACGGTCCCGGAGACCCCGACGGGGCGGTCTACCTGGACGGCAACTCGCTGGGCGCGCTGCCCGTCGCCGTGCCCGGCCGGGTCGCGGACGTGGTGCGCCGCGAGTGGGGCGAGATGCGCATCCGCTCCTGGACGGAGAGCGGCTGGTGGACGGCGCCGGAGCGGATCGGCGACCGGATCGCCCCGCTGGTCGGCGCGGCGGCCGGGCAGATCGTGGTGGGCGACTCCACCAGCGTCAACGTGTTCAAGGCGCTGGTCGGCGCGGTGCGGCTGGCACGGGAGACGGACCCCGGGCGGGACGAGATCCTGGTCGACGCGACCACGTTCCCCACGGACGGCTACATCGCCGGGTCCGCGGCCCGCATGACCGGCTGCACGCTGCGCCCGGTGGAACCGTCCGGGGCGCCGGACGCGCTCGGCGAGCGCACGGCCGCCGTGTTGCTCAACCACGTGGACTACCGCACCGGACGGCTGCACGACCTGCCGTCGCTCACGGCGGCCGTGCACGCGGCGGGCGCGTACGCCGTCTGGGACCTGTGCCACAGCGCGGGCGCGCTGCCGGTCGGCCTGGACGCGCACGGCGTGGACCTGGCCGTCGGCTGCACCTACAAGTACCTGAACGGCGGCCCCGGTTCGCCCGCGTACCTGTACGTGCGGGCGGACCTCCAGGACCGCTTCGACTCCCCGCTGCCCGGCTGGAACTCGCACGCGGAGCCCTTCGGGATGCGCTCCGCGTACGAGCCGGCGACGGGCGCGGTGCGCGGACGGGTCGGCACCCCGGACATCCTCTCCATGCTCGCCCTGGAGGCGGCGCTCGAGGTGTGGGACGGGGTGACGGTCGAGGCGGTGCGCGCCAAGTCCCTCGCCCTGACCGACTTCTTCCTGGAGTGCGTCGCGGAGTACGTGCCCGAGGGCCGCGTGGAGTGCCTCACCCCGCTGCCGCACGAGGAGCGGGGCAGCCAGGTGGCCCTGCGCTGCCCGGACGCGGGCGACGTGATGCGGCGGCTGATCGGACGGGGCGTGGTCGGCGACTTCCGCCACCCGGACGTGCTCCGCTTCGGATTCACCCCGCTGTACGTCGGTTTCGCCGACGTGGAGCGGGCCGCGCGGGTGCTCGCCGAGGAACTGCGGTAG
- a CDS encoding polyamine aminopropyltransferase: MIDPQAPAPPGSAQPWDGPDGPVRDGPDSADGAGSAVPLPVRQGTGRWLVLAGVFVCAACGLVYELELVALAAYLMGDSVAQTSVVLSVMVFAMGIGSLAAKRLRRHAAAGFGAVEAALALVGGGSAMALYAVFAWTGDWGGLWASGPRCLLVAFSLATGLLIGAEVPLLMELIQRIRRQDAGGALADLSAADYVGALVGGLAFPFLLLPLLGQLTGALITGAVNAVVGGALVLGLFRHDLTRRARRLLLTANVCVLALLATAAVLVDDFERAARHALYGADVRVAVHTDVQEVLLTGGRDGRPLNLFLDGRLRVSGRDELRYHEALVHPAMPGRHARVLVLGGGDGLAVREVLRHPRVRRVDVVELDAGVVRLARHDSALSRLNAHSLDDPRVHVITADAFDWLRTAPTAAYDVVVSDLPHPGITASTKLYAQEFYGLVRRALAPGGRLVVHGGAVASRPRDFWTVDATLRAAGLRTTAYRVRGRQAGFAAGPDREPADTARAHRDWGFVLAAGRHTPRPRLDPAGPRPRTLTDASLAADVRAAERTRVAGLPPSTLVHPRYSD; this comes from the coding sequence GTGATCGATCCGCAGGCCCCCGCTCCGCCCGGCTCCGCGCAGCCCTGGGACGGGCCGGACGGCCCCGTGAGGGACGGCCCGGACAGCGCGGACGGCGCGGGGAGCGCGGTGCCGTTGCCCGTGCGGCAGGGCACCGGACGGTGGCTGGTCCTCGCCGGGGTGTTCGTCTGCGCCGCGTGCGGACTCGTGTACGAGCTGGAACTGGTCGCGCTCGCCGCGTACCTGATGGGCGACTCGGTCGCCCAGACGTCCGTCGTGCTGTCCGTGATGGTCTTCGCGATGGGCATCGGATCGCTCGCCGCCAAGCGGCTGCGCCGGCACGCGGCGGCCGGGTTCGGCGCGGTCGAGGCGGCGCTCGCCCTGGTCGGCGGGGGCAGCGCGATGGCGCTGTACGCGGTCTTCGCCTGGACCGGCGACTGGGGCGGACTCTGGGCGAGCGGCCCGCGCTGCCTGCTGGTCGCGTTCTCCCTCGCCACCGGGCTGCTCATCGGCGCCGAGGTGCCGCTGCTGATGGAGCTGATCCAGCGGATCCGCCGGCAGGACGCGGGCGGCGCGCTCGCCGACCTGTCCGCCGCGGACTACGTCGGCGCGCTGGTCGGCGGGCTCGCCTTCCCCTTCCTCCTCCTGCCCCTGCTGGGCCAGTTGACGGGCGCGCTCATCACCGGCGCGGTCAACGCGGTCGTCGGCGGCGCGCTGGTCCTCGGGCTGTTCCGGCACGACCTCACCCGGCGCGCCCGCCGCCTGCTGCTCACCGCCAACGTGTGCGTGCTCGCCCTGCTCGCCACGGCGGCCGTCCTCGTCGACGACTTCGAACGGGCCGCCCGGCACGCCCTGTACGGCGCGGACGTACGGGTGGCCGTGCACACGGACGTGCAGGAGGTGCTGCTCACCGGCGGGCGGGACGGCCGCCCGCTGAACCTCTTCCTCGACGGGCGGCTGCGGGTCAGCGGACGGGACGAACTCCGGTACCACGAGGCCCTGGTGCACCCCGCGATGCCCGGACGCCACGCGCGCGTGCTGGTGCTCGGGGGCGGTGACGGGCTCGCCGTCCGCGAGGTGCTGCGCCATCCCCGCGTACGGCGGGTGGACGTCGTCGAGCTCGACGCGGGCGTGGTGCGGCTGGCCCGCCACGACTCCGCGCTGTCCCGGCTCAACGCGCACTCCCTCGACGACCCGCGGGTCCACGTGATCACCGCGGACGCCTTCGATTGGCTGCGGACGGCGCCCACCGCCGCGTACGACGTCGTGGTGTCGGACCTGCCGCACCCCGGGATCACCGCCAGCACCAAGCTGTACGCGCAGGAGTTCTACGGCCTGGTCCGGCGGGCGCTCGCCCCGGGCGGGCGGCTCGTGGTGCACGGCGGGGCGGTCGCGTCCCGGCCGCGTGACTTCTGGACGGTGGACGCGACCCTGCGCGCCGCCGGTCTGCGCACCACCGCCTACCGGGTGCGCGGGCGGCAGGCCGGGTTCGCCGCCGGGCCCGACCGGGAGCCCGCGGACACGGCCCGCGCCCACCGCGACTGGGGGTTCGTGCTGGCCGCCGGCCGGCACACCCCGCGGCCCCGCCTCGACCCGGCCGGGCCGCGGCCCCGGACGCTCACCGACGCCTCCCTCGCCGCGGACGTCCGAGCGGCGGAACGCACCCGCGTCGCCGGACTCCCGCCGTCCACGCTGGTCCACCCCCGGTACAGCGACTGA
- a CDS encoding DUF1707 domain-containing protein encodes MTAQSATPDPTPRDVPRGGLRASHDDREAVVEQLRDAAAEGRIDLDELDERLERALTAKTYAELDALTADLPKPPAPVDLPRLEVKGGIQGASRGPGRWDVPAHVIARGGLGGVKLDFSRAECRHSEVTVEAYGEAAGVTIVLPDGWAADTGALDPGIGGLKDTTTPDRLPGTPLIRLTGSGGMAGVVIRHANRWERRKLANDRARG; translated from the coding sequence ATGACAGCCCAGTCCGCCACCCCGGACCCCACCCCGCGCGATGTCCCCCGGGGCGGTCTCCGCGCCTCCCACGACGACCGGGAGGCGGTGGTGGAGCAGCTGCGCGACGCGGCCGCCGAGGGGCGCATCGACCTCGACGAGCTGGACGAGCGGCTGGAGCGGGCGCTCACGGCGAAGACCTACGCCGAGCTGGACGCGCTCACCGCCGACCTGCCGAAGCCCCCGGCGCCCGTCGACCTGCCGCGCCTGGAGGTCAAGGGCGGCATCCAGGGAGCGTCCCGCGGCCCCGGACGCTGGGACGTCCCCGCGCACGTGATCGCGCGCGGCGGCCTGGGCGGGGTGAAGCTCGACTTCAGCCGCGCCGAGTGCCGGCACTCCGAGGTCACCGTGGAGGCGTACGGCGAGGCGGCCGGCGTCACGATCGTCCTCCCCGACGGCTGGGCCGCCGACACCGGCGCCCTGGACCCCGGCATCGGAGGCCTGAAGGACACCACCACCCCCGACCGCCTCCCGGGCACCCCCCTGATCCGCCTCACCGGCTCCGGCGGCATGGCGGGCGTGGTCATCCGCCACGCGAACCGCTGGGAGCGGCGGAAACTGGCGAACGACCGGGCACGGGGCTAG
- a CDS encoding DUF2617 family protein, whose product MLTTLNTAYSDTRAADLAWALGREPLPALATLDLELQGAKLQLRLLGASHQVLLEEDRGRCSETVACIPGSSTPLPLGVAKRVDDWEYEFAARVEVLPPGAFAGRAQELLALVSDHPQGLAGVFPGSPHAFTAMLARCHEGQFHWRTWHAYPQDGQLVATRTRVGARVAAHAGAVWA is encoded by the coding sequence ATGCTCACGACCCTGAACACCGCCTATTCGGATACGCGCGCGGCCGATCTCGCCTGGGCTCTGGGCCGCGAGCCGCTGCCGGCGCTGGCCACCCTCGACCTCGAACTCCAGGGAGCGAAGCTCCAGTTGAGGCTGCTCGGCGCCTCCCACCAAGTGCTGCTGGAGGAGGACCGGGGCCGCTGCTCGGAGACGGTGGCGTGCATTCCGGGCAGCAGCACGCCGCTCCCGCTGGGGGTGGCCAAGCGGGTGGACGACTGGGAGTACGAGTTCGCCGCCCGGGTGGAAGTCCTCCCTCCGGGCGCCTTCGCCGGCCGGGCGCAGGAACTGCTCGCCCTGGTCTCCGACCATCCGCAGGGCCTCGCCGGGGTCTTCCCCGGCAGTCCGCACGCCTTCACGGCGATGCTCGCCCGCTGTCACGAGGGCCAGTTCCACTGGCGCACCTGGCACGCCTACCCGCAGGACGGCCAGCTCGTGGCCACCCGTACCCGGGTCGGAGCGCGCGTCGCCGCGCACGCCGGGGCCGTGTGGGCGTAA